In Leopardus geoffroyi isolate Oge1 chromosome D1, O.geoffroyi_Oge1_pat1.0, whole genome shotgun sequence, a single window of DNA contains:
- the CDC42EP2 gene encoding cdc42 effector protein 2, with the protein MSTKVPIYLKRGSRKGKKEKLRDLLSSDMISPPLGDFRHTIHIGSGGGSDMFGDISFLQGKFHLLPGTAAVEGPEEDGTLDLPFQFTRTATLCGRELPDGPSPLLKNAISLPVIGGPQALTLPATQAPPKPPRLHLETPQPSPQPSPQEAGSVDIWRIPEAGSAHNGLTPESGAEEPFLSHASSLLSLHVDLGPSILDDVLQIMDQDLGHVQIPT; encoded by the coding sequence ATGTCCACCAAGGTGCCCATCTATCTAAAGCGTGGGAGCCGCAAGGGCAAGAAGGAGAAGCTGCGGGACCTGCTGTCCTCGGACATGATCAGCCCGCCGCTGGGGGACTTCCGACACACCATTCATATCGGCAGCGGCGGTGGCAGCGACATGTTCGGTGACATCTCCTTCCTGCAGGGCAAGTTCCACCTCCTGCCAGGGACGGCGGCGGTCGAGGGACCCGAGGAGGACGGCACCTTGGACCTCCCGTTCCAGTTCACCCGCACCGCCACGCTGTGTGGGCGGGAGCTCCCCGACGGGCCGTCCCCTCTGCTCAAGAACGCCATCTCCCTCCCTGTCATCGGGGGGCCCCAGGCCCTCACCCTGCCCGCAACTCAGGCCCCACCCAAACCCCCTCGCCTGCACCTGGAGACCCCACAGCCTTCCCCACAGCCTTCCCCACAGGAGGCAGGGAGTGTGGACATCTGGAGAATTCCAGAGGCTGGCTCTGCCCACAATGGGCTGACGCCCGAGTCAGGGGCCGAGGAGCCCTTCCTGTCCCATGCCAGCTCCTTGCTCTCCCTGCATGTGGACCTGGGGCCTTCCATCTTGGATGACGTCCTCCAGATCATGGACCAGGACCTGGGCCACGTGCAGATCCCCACATAG
- the DPF2 gene encoding zinc finger protein ubi-d4 isoform X2 translates to MAAVVENVVKLLGEQYYKDAMEQCHNYNARLCAERSVRLPFLDSQTGVAQSNCYIWMEKRHRGPGLASGQLYSYPARRWRKKRRAHPPEDPRLSFPSIKPDTDQTLKKEGLISQDGSSLEALLRTDPLEKRGAPDPRVDDDSLGEFPVTNSRARKRILEPDDFLDDLDDEDYEEDTPKRRGKGKSKGKGVGSARKKLDASILEDRDKPYACDICGKRYKNRPGLSYHYAHSHLAEEEGEDKEDSQPPTPVSQRSEEQKSKKGPDGLALPNNYCDFCLGDSKINKKTGQPEELVSCSDCGRSGHPSCLQFTPVMMAAVKTYRWQCIECKCCNICGTSENDDQLLFCDDCDRGYHMYCLTPSMSEPPEGSWSCHLCLDLLKEKASIYQNQNSS, encoded by the exons aTGGCGGCTGTGGTGGAAAATGTAGTGAAGCT CCTCGGGGAGCAATACTACAAAGATGCCATGGAGCAGTGCCACAATTATAACGCCCGCCTCTGTGCTGAGCGCAGTGTACGCCTTCCTTTCCTGGACTCACAGACTGGAGTAGCCCAGAGCAACTGTTATATCTGGATGGAAAAGCGACACCGGGGTCCAG GATTGGCCTCTGGGCAGCTGTACTCCTACCCTGCCCGGCGCTGGAGGAAAAAGCGGCGAGCCCATCCTCCTGAGGATCCAAGACTTTCTTTCCCATCTATTAAACCAG ACACAGACCAAACCCTGAAGAAAGAGGGGCTGATCTCTCAAGACGGCAGTAGTTTAGAGGCTCTGTTGCGCACCGACCCCCTGGAGAAGCGAGGCGCCCCAGATCCCCGAGTGGATGATGACAGCCTGGGCGAGTTTCCTGTAACCAACAGTCGAGCACGGAAG CGGATCCTAGAACCAGATGACTTCCTGGATGACCTTGATGACGAGGACTATGAAGAAGACACTCCCAAGCGTCGGGGCAAGGGGAAATCCAAG GGTAAAGGTGTGGGCAGTGCCCGGAAGAAGCTGGATGCTTCCATCCTGGAGGATCGGGACAAGCCCTATGCCTGTGACA TCTGTGGAAAACGTTACAAGAACCGACCAGGCCTCAGTTACCACTACGCCCACTCCCACTTGGctgaggaggagggtgaggacaAGGAAGACTCACAGCCACCCACCCCGGTTTCCCAGAGGTCGGAGGAGCAGAAAT CCAAGAAGGGTCCCGACGGGTTGGCCCTGCCCAACAACTACTGCGACTTCTGCCTGGGGGATTCCAAGATCAACAAGAAGACAGGGCAGCCCGAGGAGCTGGTGTCCTGCTCCGACTGTGGCCGCTCAG gGCACCCGTCTTGCCTGCAGTTCACCCCGGTGATGATGGCGGCCGTGAAGACCTACCGCTGGCAGTGCATCGAGTGCAAGTGCTGCAACATCTGCGGCACCTCCGAGAACGAT GACCAGCTGCTCTTCTGCGACGACTGTGATCGTGGCTACCATATGTACTGTCTCACCCCATCCATGTCGGAGCCTCCTGAAG gaAGTTGGAGCTGCCACTTGTGTCTGGACCTGTTGAAGGAGAAAGCTTCCATCTACCAGAACCAGAACTCCTCTTGA
- the DPF2 gene encoding zinc finger protein ubi-d4 isoform X1 encodes MAAVVENVVKLLGEQYYKDAMEQCHNYNARLCAERSVRLPFLDSQTGVAQSNCYIWMEKRHRGPGLASGQLYSYPARRWRKKRRAHPPEDPRLSFPSIKPDTDQTLKKEGLISQDGSSLEALLRTDPLEKRGAPDPRVDDDSLGEFPVTNSRARKRILEPDDFLDDLDDEDYEEDTPKRRGKGKSKGKGVGSARKKLDASILEDRDKPYACDNSFKQKHTSKAPQRVCGKRYKNRPGLSYHYAHSHLAEEEGEDKEDSQPPTPVSQRSEEQKSKKGPDGLALPNNYCDFCLGDSKINKKTGQPEELVSCSDCGRSGHPSCLQFTPVMMAAVKTYRWQCIECKCCNICGTSENDDQLLFCDDCDRGYHMYCLTPSMSEPPEGSWSCHLCLDLLKEKASIYQNQNSS; translated from the exons aTGGCGGCTGTGGTGGAAAATGTAGTGAAGCT CCTCGGGGAGCAATACTACAAAGATGCCATGGAGCAGTGCCACAATTATAACGCCCGCCTCTGTGCTGAGCGCAGTGTACGCCTTCCTTTCCTGGACTCACAGACTGGAGTAGCCCAGAGCAACTGTTATATCTGGATGGAAAAGCGACACCGGGGTCCAG GATTGGCCTCTGGGCAGCTGTACTCCTACCCTGCCCGGCGCTGGAGGAAAAAGCGGCGAGCCCATCCTCCTGAGGATCCAAGACTTTCTTTCCCATCTATTAAACCAG ACACAGACCAAACCCTGAAGAAAGAGGGGCTGATCTCTCAAGACGGCAGTAGTTTAGAGGCTCTGTTGCGCACCGACCCCCTGGAGAAGCGAGGCGCCCCAGATCCCCGAGTGGATGATGACAGCCTGGGCGAGTTTCCTGTAACCAACAGTCGAGCACGGAAG CGGATCCTAGAACCAGATGACTTCCTGGATGACCTTGATGACGAGGACTATGAAGAAGACACTCCCAAGCGTCGGGGCAAGGGGAAATCCAAG GGTAAAGGTGTGGGCAGTGCCCGGAAGAAGCTGGATGCTTCCATCCTGGAGGATCGGGACAAGCCCTATGCCTGTGACA atAGTTTCAAACAAAAGCATACCTCGAAAGCGCCCCAGAGAG TCTGTGGAAAACGTTACAAGAACCGACCAGGCCTCAGTTACCACTACGCCCACTCCCACTTGGctgaggaggagggtgaggacaAGGAAGACTCACAGCCACCCACCCCGGTTTCCCAGAGGTCGGAGGAGCAGAAAT CCAAGAAGGGTCCCGACGGGTTGGCCCTGCCCAACAACTACTGCGACTTCTGCCTGGGGGATTCCAAGATCAACAAGAAGACAGGGCAGCCCGAGGAGCTGGTGTCCTGCTCCGACTGTGGCCGCTCAG gGCACCCGTCTTGCCTGCAGTTCACCCCGGTGATGATGGCGGCCGTGAAGACCTACCGCTGGCAGTGCATCGAGTGCAAGTGCTGCAACATCTGCGGCACCTCCGAGAACGAT GACCAGCTGCTCTTCTGCGACGACTGTGATCGTGGCTACCATATGTACTGTCTCACCCCATCCATGTCGGAGCCTCCTGAAG gaAGTTGGAGCTGCCACTTGTGTCTGGACCTGTTGAAGGAGAAAGCTTCCATCTACCAGAACCAGAACTCCTCTTGA
- the DPF2 gene encoding zinc finger protein ubi-d4 isoform X3: protein MEQCHNYNARLCAERSVRLPFLDSQTGVAQSNCYIWMEKRHRGPGLASGQLYSYPARRWRKKRRAHPPEDPRLSFPSIKPDTDQTLKKEGLISQDGSSLEALLRTDPLEKRGAPDPRVDDDSLGEFPVTNSRARKRILEPDDFLDDLDDEDYEEDTPKRRGKGKSKGKGVGSARKKLDASILEDRDKPYACDNSFKQKHTSKAPQRVCGKRYKNRPGLSYHYAHSHLAEEEGEDKEDSQPPTPVSQRSEEQKSKKGPDGLALPNNYCDFCLGDSKINKKTGQPEELVSCSDCGRSGHPSCLQFTPVMMAAVKTYRWQCIECKCCNICGTSENDDQLLFCDDCDRGYHMYCLTPSMSEPPEGSWSCHLCLDLLKEKASIYQNQNSS from the exons ATGGAGCAGTGCCACAATTATAACGCCCGCCTCTGTGCTGAGCGCAGTGTACGCCTTCCTTTCCTGGACTCACAGACTGGAGTAGCCCAGAGCAACTGTTATATCTGGATGGAAAAGCGACACCGGGGTCCAG GATTGGCCTCTGGGCAGCTGTACTCCTACCCTGCCCGGCGCTGGAGGAAAAAGCGGCGAGCCCATCCTCCTGAGGATCCAAGACTTTCTTTCCCATCTATTAAACCAG ACACAGACCAAACCCTGAAGAAAGAGGGGCTGATCTCTCAAGACGGCAGTAGTTTAGAGGCTCTGTTGCGCACCGACCCCCTGGAGAAGCGAGGCGCCCCAGATCCCCGAGTGGATGATGACAGCCTGGGCGAGTTTCCTGTAACCAACAGTCGAGCACGGAAG CGGATCCTAGAACCAGATGACTTCCTGGATGACCTTGATGACGAGGACTATGAAGAAGACACTCCCAAGCGTCGGGGCAAGGGGAAATCCAAG GGTAAAGGTGTGGGCAGTGCCCGGAAGAAGCTGGATGCTTCCATCCTGGAGGATCGGGACAAGCCCTATGCCTGTGACA atAGTTTCAAACAAAAGCATACCTCGAAAGCGCCCCAGAGAG TCTGTGGAAAACGTTACAAGAACCGACCAGGCCTCAGTTACCACTACGCCCACTCCCACTTGGctgaggaggagggtgaggacaAGGAAGACTCACAGCCACCCACCCCGGTTTCCCAGAGGTCGGAGGAGCAGAAAT CCAAGAAGGGTCCCGACGGGTTGGCCCTGCCCAACAACTACTGCGACTTCTGCCTGGGGGATTCCAAGATCAACAAGAAGACAGGGCAGCCCGAGGAGCTGGTGTCCTGCTCCGACTGTGGCCGCTCAG gGCACCCGTCTTGCCTGCAGTTCACCCCGGTGATGATGGCGGCCGTGAAGACCTACCGCTGGCAGTGCATCGAGTGCAAGTGCTGCAACATCTGCGGCACCTCCGAGAACGAT GACCAGCTGCTCTTCTGCGACGACTGTGATCGTGGCTACCATATGTACTGTCTCACCCCATCCATGTCGGAGCCTCCTGAAG gaAGTTGGAGCTGCCACTTGTGTCTGGACCTGTTGAAGGAGAAAGCTTCCATCTACCAGAACCAGAACTCCTCTTGA
- the TIGD3 gene encoding tigger transposable element-derived protein 3: MELSSKKKLHALSLAEKIQVLELLDESKMSQSEVARRFQVSQPQISRICKNKEKLLADWCSGTANRERKRKRESKYSGIDEALLCWYHIARAKAWDVTGPMLLHKAKELADIMGQDFVPSIGWLVRWKRRNNVGFGARHVLAPPFPPEPPPPGPTSQAQPPLSLKDFSPEDVFGCADVPLLYRAVPGRGGARDRVQVLLCANSRGTEKRRVWVSGLRAAPTCLFGVSSAALPASYHPDLGVPWSEWLAQFDRDMARQGRQVTLLLAARVAEGLAGRPGLRHVRLLPLAADGSTPSLPGSVVRAFRTHYRHRLLGKLAAVRSKRAGASLAEAAAGITVLDALHMAAAAWAKVPPQLIGSSFVQEGLAPCKMSPSPDHASEMPPVPGGLSLEEFSRFVDLEGEEPASGGCKEETGTEDEAGAGEDGLGPLPTKADALRALGTLRRWLECNGTSPELFEKFYACEEEVERLCGS, translated from the coding sequence ATGGAGCTGAGCAGCAAGAAGAAGCTGCACGCCCTGTCCCTGGCCGAGAAGATCCAGGTGCTGGAGCTGCTGGATGAGTCCAAGATGTCCCAGTCGGAGGTGGCCCGGCGCTTCCAGGTCTCCCAGCCCCAGATCTCACGCATCTGCAAGAATAAGGAGAAGCTGCTGGCGGACTGGTGCAGCGGCACGGCCAACCGGGAGCGCAAGCGCAAGCGGGAGTCCAAGTACAGTGGGATCGACGAGGCCCTGCTCTGCTGGTACCACATCGCCCGGGCCAAGGCCTGGGACGTGACGGGGCCCATGCTGCTCCACAAAGCCAAGGAGCTGGCCGACATCATGGGCCAGGATTTTGTCCCCAGCATTGGCTGGCTGGTCCGCTGGAAACGCCGGAACAATGTGGGCTTCGGGGCCCGGCACGTACTGGCGCCTCCGTTCCCCCCCGAGCCACCTCCCCCTGGCCCCACGTCCCAGGCCcagcctcctctttctctcaaagactTCTCCCCCGAGGACGTTTTCGGCTGCGCCGACGTGCCTCTGCTGTACCGGGCAGTGCCCGGCAGAGGGGGCGCGCGCGACCGGGTGCAGGTGCTGCTGTGCGCCAACAGCAGAGGCACCGAGAAGCGGCGCGTGTGGGTCAGCGGGCTCCGGGCCGCGCCAACGTGCCTCTTCGGGGTCAGCAGTGCGGCTCTGCCGGCCTCCTACCACCCCGACCTGGGCGTCCCCTGGTCAGAGTGGCTGGCCCAGTTTGACAGGGACATGGCGCGGCAAGGCCGACAGGTGACCCTGCTGCTGGCCGCCCGGGTGGCGGAGGGGTTGGCCGGCCGGCCCGGGCTCCGCCACGTgcggctcctgcctctggccgcCGACGGCAGCACGCCTTCGCTGCCCGGCTCCGTGGTCCGGGCCTTCAGGACCCACTACCGGCACCGCCTGCTGGGCAAGCTGGCTGCCGTCCGGAGCAAGAGGGCCGGCGCCTCGCTGGCCGAGGCCGCGGCGGGCATCACCGTGCTGGACGCGCTGCACATGGCGGCGGCCGCCTGGGCCAAGGTGCCCCCCCAGCTCATCGGGAGCAGCTTCGTCCAGGAAGGGCTGGCTCCCTGCAAGATGTCCCCGTCCCCAGACCACGCCTCCGAGATGCCGCCGGTCCCCGGCGGGCTGAGCCTCGAGGAGTTTTCCCGCTTTGTGGACCTGGAGGGTGAGGAGCCCGCGTCTGGGGGGTGCAAGGAGGAGACGGGCACTGAGGACGAGGCGGGCGCCGGAGAGGACGGCCTCGGGCCCCTGCCCACCAAAGCCGACGCCCTCCGGGCACTGGGCACGCTGAGGAGGTGGCTGGAGTGCAACGGCACCTCCCCTGAGCTCTTTGAAAAATTCTACGCCTGCGAGGAGGAGGTGGAGCGTCTCTGCGGCTCGTGA